A genomic segment from Perca flavescens isolate YP-PL-M2 chromosome 13, PFLA_1.0, whole genome shotgun sequence encodes:
- the gjb1a gene encoding connexin 27.5, translating into MTLTPPAEPDPELKMNWASFYAVISGVNRHSTGIGRIWISVLFIFRILVLVVAAESVWGDEKSGFTCNTQQPGCNSVCYDHFFPISHIRLWALQLILVSTPALLVAMHVAHRRHVDKRLYKLSGRTNPKDLEQIKTQKMKITGALWWTYVISLLFRIVLEVIFMYLFYMIYPGYKMIRLVKCDSYPCPNTVDCFVSRPTEKTVFTVFMLTASGVCILLNIGEVVFLVGKACSKHLHTAGDSTMGAWIQQKLCSF; encoded by the exons ATGACTCTTACACCTCCTGCTGAGCCGG ACCCGGAACTAAAGATGAACTGGGCATCGTTTTATGCAGTCATCAGCGGTGTGAACAGACACTCCACAGGCATTGGTCGTATCTGGATCTCTGTCCTGTTCATTTTCCGAATCCTGGTTCTGGTGGTTGCAGCAGAGAGCGTGTGGGGTGACGAGAAGTCCGGCTTCACCTGCAACACCCAGCAGCCGGGCTGCAACAGCGTCTGCTACGACCACTTCTTCCCCATCTCCCACATCCGCCTCTGGGCACTCCAACTCATCCTGGTCTCCACTCCTGCGCTGCTTGTAGCCATGCACGTGGCCCACCGCCGCCACGTCGACAAGAGGCTCTACAAACTCTCAGGGCGGACCAACCCCAAAGACCTGGAGCAGATAAAGACTCAAAAGATGAAAATCACAGGGGCTCTCTGGTGGACGTACGTCATTAGCCTGTTGTTCCGTATTGTCTTAGAAGTAAtctttatgtatttgttttatatgATCTACCCTGGTTACAAGATGATCCGGCTGGTGAAGTGTGACTCGTACCCCTGTCCCAACACAGTGGACTGCTTCGTGTCGAGGCCCACAGAGAAGACTGTCTTCACTGTGTTCATGCTGACTGCGTCAGGGGTTTGTATTCTGCTCAACATTGGAGAAGTGGTGTTCTTGGTAGGGAAGGCATGCAGTAAGCATTTGCACACTGCTGGAGACTCGACTATGGGGGCATGGATCCAACAAAAGCTCTGCTCGTTCTAA